ACACCACCGCGGCGACGGACGCCGGCGAGGGCGGTTCGGCCTCCGACGTGTCCGGCGAGGTCGTGATCTCGGGCTCGTCCACTGTCGAGCCCATCTCCACCGCGGTCGCCGAGTCGTTCGCGGAGATCGCTCCTGACGTCAGCGTCGACGTCGACGGCCCCGGCACCGGGGACGGCTTCGAGCTCTTCTGCAACGGGGAGACCGACATCAGCGACGCGTCCCGACCCATCGACCCCGAGGAGATCCAGGCCTGTGCCGACAACGGCGTCGAGTTCATCGAGCTCGAGGTGGGCATCGACGGCATCTCCGTGCTGACCAACCCGGCCAACGACACCATCGACTGCCTGAGCTTCGCCGACCTCTACGCCCTCGTCGGCCCCGAGGCCGAGGGCACCGAGTCGTGGGCCGACGCCCAGGCGCTGGCGACCGAGCTCGGGTCGAGCACGACCTTCCCGGATGCGCCGCTCGACATCACCGCCCCCGGTGAGGAGTCCGGCACGTACGACAGCTTCATCGAGCTCGCGCTCGGCGACGTCGCCGAGACCCGCGTCGAGGCGGGTGCCATCACCGAGGACCAGGCGGAGACCACCCGTCCCGACTACACCTCGCAAGCCGACGACAACGCCATCCTGACCGGCATCGAGGGCAGCGACAGCTCGCTCGGCTGGGTCGGCTTCGCCTTCGCCGAGGAGGCGGGCGACCAGGTCAAGGAGCTCGCGATCGACGGTGGTGACGGCTGCGTGGAGCCGAGCACCGAGACCATCGCCGACGGGACCTACCCGATCTCGCGGTCGCTGTACATCTACGTGAACGCCGCGACCGCCGAGGAGAACCCGGCCGTGGCCGCCTACGTGGACTACTTCCTCGGCGACGGCATCAGCGCCGTCACCGAGACGGGGTACGTGGCTATCCCGGAGGCCCGACTCGCCGACGCCACGGCGACCTGGGAGTCCCGCCAGACGGGAAGCCTCGCCTCCGGCGGCTGATTCCCCGTCACACCGCAGCACCCGCTCCGGCCCCTTGCCCGCGTGCTCCCCGCGCCGGCAGGGGGCCGTTGCGCGTCCCGCAGGTGAGGTATCAGAGCACGGTCACCTGGCGGTCGCACCCATCGTTCGCTGCCCGTTCACCTGGCGTTCACCTCGGCCACCTCGACTCGTCACCCGCCCTCCCTAGCGTTCGGGACGTGAAAGGGCGACCTGCGTGCGACTGAAGCGCCGCCACCTGATCTGGCCCCTCCTGGCGCTCGTGTACCTGCCGCTGGCCATCGGCCTGCTCCAGACAGGACGGACCGACGCCGGCGCCGGCAGCCGGACGAACGACGACGGTGGGGAGTCGACGGGCACCGTGACCATCTCGGGCTCTTCCACGGTCGAGCCGATCTCGATCGCGGTGGCGGAGCGCTTCGCCGAGGTCTCGCCCGGCTCGCAGGTCGACGTGGACGGCCCGGGCACGGGCGACGGGTTCCAGCTGTTCTGCCAGGGTGACATCGACATCAACGACGCCTCCCGTCCCATCGAGCCCGAGGAGCGCCAGGACTGCGCCGACAACGGCATCGAGTTCATCGAGGTTCCGGTCGCCATCGACGGTCTCTCGGTCCTGACCAGCAGCGCCAACGACGCCGTCGACTGCCTGAGCTTCGCCGACCTCTACGCCCTGGTGGGCCCCGAGGCCGAGGGCACCGAGAACTGGGCCGATGCCCAGTCGCTGGCCACGGAGCTGGGGTCGACCACCACCCTGCCGGACGCCTCCCTCGACATCACCGGCCCCGGCGAGGAGTCCGGGACCTATGACAGCTTCGTCGAGCTCGCGCTCAAGGGCATCGCCGAGACCCGCGCCGAGTCGGGTGACGTCGCCGAGGAGCAGGTGGAGACGACCCGTCCCGACTACACCTCGCAGGCCGACGACAACGCCATCCTGGCCGCCATCGAGGGCAGCGACAGCTCGCTCGGCTGGGTCGGCTTCGCCTTCGCCGAGCAGGCGGGCGACCTGGTGAAGGAGCTGGCCATCGACGGTGGTTCCGGCTGCGTCGAGCCGAGCGCCGAGACCATCGGCGACGGCAGCTACCCGCTGTCCCGTGTGCTCTACCTCTACGTCAACAAGGCCTCGGCCGAGCGCCCCGAGGTCGACCGCTTCGTCGACTACTACCTGCGCGGTGGCCTTTCCGCCGTCGAGGAGGTCGGCTACGTGCCCCTTTCGGACGACGCCCTCGCCGAGAGCGCCGCGGCGTGGTCCGAGCGCCGCACCGGCACCCGGGCCGGGGAGGAGACGCCATGAGCTCGATCACCCTCAGCGACCTGCAGGGCGACCCCGCCCGCATGCGCACCGAACGCACGGTGCGCTTCTTCCTGCGTCTCGCGGCCCTGGTGTCGCTGCTGATCAGCGCCCTGATCGTCTTCTCGTTGGTGCGCGAGGCGTGGACCTTCATGACGAAGGTCGAGTGGGCCACCGTGTGGAGCACGGGCTGGTTCCCCCGTCGTGGTCTCTATGACCTCAAGACCATCTTCGCCGGCACCCTCATCGTGACCGTGATCGCCATGATCGTGGCCATCCCGGTGGGGTTGGCGTCGGCCATCTACCTGTCCGAGTACGCCCCGCCGAAGGTCCGCAGCGTGCTGAAGCCGATGCTGGAGATCCTCGCCGGCATCCCGAGCGTCGTGCTGGGCTTCTTCGCCCTCACGTTCATCTCGCCCGAGATCATCCAGCGCTTCTTCAGCGGGGCCACCCAGTCCAACCTCGCGGCCGCCGGCCTCGGCGTGGGCATCCTCACCATCCCGCTCATCGCCTCCGTGTCGGAGGACGCCCTGCGCTCGGTGCCCGACTCCCTTCGGGAGGCGTCGGCGGGCATGGGCGCCCGCAAGCACACCACCACGTTGCGCATCGTCCTGCCCGGGGCGGTGTCGGGGCTCGCCGCCGCCTTCATCCTCGGCATCTCCCGGGCCATGGGGGAGACCATGGTGGTGTTCATCGCTGCCGGAGCGGGCGGTGGATCGCTGTTCACCACCGACCCGCTCGGCCCGGGGCAGACCATGACCGCGGCCATGGCCTCGGTGGCCTCGGGCACCGACTCCGTCCGGGGCGCCGGCCTCACGTTCCAGAGCCTGTTCTTCGTCGGCCTGGTCCTGTTCCTCATCACCTTCGCCCTCAACCTCGGTGCCGACCGCTTCGTGCGGCGCGTGCGCCACAAGTACTAGAGGACCCCGTGGCCACCACCGTCCCCGCCGAAGGGCGCACCAGCCGGATCCCCACGACCACCGACATCGTGCGCGCCCGCATCACGGGTAACAAGCGCGACGCGTGGGGGACGATCTTCAAGGCGCTCGTCCTCTCCGCGCTGCTGTTCGCGGTGTTCATCCTCGTCGTCCTCCTGGTCGACGTGATCACGGGAGGGTGGGAGGTCCTCACCAGCCGGCTCTGGTCCTTCCTCAGCGCGGGCCTGAGGGCGCAGCCCGGCGACGCCGGCGTGTTCCAGGGTCTCCGAGGGTCGTTCTGGATCGGGTACTACGTCGTCGTCCTGGCCTTTCCCATCGGCATCGGAGCGGCCATCTTCCTCGAGGAGTATGCGACGAAGGGTCGCTTCAGCCGCTTCATCGAGCTGAACATCCGCAACCTCGCCGGGGTGCCCTCCGTCGTCTACGGCATCCTCGGGTTCGCCATCTTCGTGAAGACCGCGGGCGCCCTCACCGGTGGTCGATCGACGATGGCCGCCGGCATCACGCTCGCCGTGCTGGTCCTCCCCATCGTGATCATCACCTCGGCCGAGGCGATCCGCGCCGTCCCCGACAGCATCCGCGAGGCGGGCTACGGCGTCGGCGCCACCCGGTGGGAGGTGATCCGCAGCCACGTGCTCCCGTACGCCGCGCCGGGGATCCTCACCGGCACGGTGCTCGCGCTGGCGCGGGCCCTCGGCGAGGCGGCTCCCCTGATCCTCGTCGGGGCGGTGACGGGCCGTCTCGCCAGCGACTCCGGGATGCTCGACGTCTCGCAGCTGACCGAGAAGTTCACGGCCATGCCCATCGTCATCACGACGTGGGCCGGTCGACCTGATGCAGGCTTCCGGGCGCTCACCTCGGCGGCCATCGCCGTGCTGCTGGTCGTCGTGCTCATCGCCAACACCGCTGCCATCCTCCTGCGCAACCACTACGAGAAGAAGAGAAGGTGACCATGTCGGACGCCGCCACGACCCAGGCCGACCCGCAGGAGGCGGCTGCCCTCCACGCGCCGGAGGTGGCCCACCACAGCGACGGAGCGGCCCACCTGCCGGTGTTCCACGTCTCGGACCTGAACGTGTACTACGGCGAGTACCGGGCCGTGCGCGACGTGTCGTTGTCGGTCCTGGCCAACGAGGTGACGGCCTTCATCGGCCCGTCGGGCTGCGGCAAGACCACGGTCCTACGTTGCTTCAACCGGATGAACGACCTGGTGGACATCGCTCGGGTCGACGGCTCGATCGAATACCACGGAGTCGACCTCTATGACCCCGCGGTCAACCCCGTCGAGGTCCGTCGCCGCATCGGCATGGTGTTCCAGAAGCCCAACCCCTTCCCCAAGTCGATCTACGACAACATCGCCTACGGTCCGAAGGTCGCCGGCCTCGACGGGGACATGGACGAGATCGTCGAGCGCTCGCTGCAGCGGGCGGGGTTGTGGGACGAGGTGAAGCATCGTCTGAAGGACTCGGCGATGGGGCTCTCCGGCGGTCAGCAGCAGCGGCTGTGCATCGCTCGGGCGCTGGCCGTCGACCCTGAGGTGATCCTGATGGACGAGCCGTGCTCGGCGCTCGACCCGATCGCCACGGCTCGGATCGAGGACCTCATGGACGAGATCAAGGCCGAGTACACCATCGTGATCGTCACCCACAACATGCAGCAGGCCGCTCGGGTGAGCGACAAGACGGCGTTCTTCACCGCCGAGGTGAGCGAGGAGAGCGACACCCGGACGGGGATCCTGGTGGAGTTCGACGCCACCGAGAAGATCTTCTCGAACCCGGGCGACGAGCGCACCGAGAACTACGTCACCGGGCGCTTCGGGTAGTGGAGGCCGGTCCCGTGCGTCTGACGTACACGGGCGAGCTCGAGCAGGTCCGCCTCCAGGTCGAGGTGATGGGGGTGCGCGTCGACCAGAACCTCGAGCGCATGCGGGAGGTCCTCACCACCGGTGACGAGGATCTCGCCGACCGGGGCGTGTCCGCCGACGACGAGATCGACGCGATGAACCTGTCGCTCACCGAGCGCTGCTACGACCTGCTGCGTCGGGAGCAGCCCGTGGCGTCGGACCTGCGCCTCATCGTCTCGGTCATACGCGTGCTCGGTGAGCTCGAGCGCATCGGCGACCTGGCGCTCCGTGTGCTCAAGCTGGCTC
This Acidimicrobiales bacterium DNA region includes the following protein-coding sequences:
- a CDS encoding phosphate ABC transporter substrate-binding protein PstS family protein; this encodes MTPEGGHVFTKKRHIMWLVAILAVVGLATAACSSDDDATDSSSDTTAATDAGEGGSASDVSGEVVISGSSTVEPISTAVAESFAEIAPDVSVDVDGPGTGDGFELFCNGETDISDASRPIDPEEIQACADNGVEFIELEVGIDGISVLTNPANDTIDCLSFADLYALVGPEAEGTESWADAQALATELGSSTTFPDAPLDITAPGEESGTYDSFIELALGDVAETRVEAGAITEDQAETTRPDYTSQADDNAILTGIEGSDSSLGWVGFAFAEEAGDQVKELAIDGGDGCVEPSTETIADGTYPISRSLYIYVNAATAEENPAVAAYVDYFLGDGISAVTETGYVAIPEARLADATATWESRQTGSLASGG
- a CDS encoding substrate-binding domain-containing protein yields the protein MRLKRRHLIWPLLALVYLPLAIGLLQTGRTDAGAGSRTNDDGGESTGTVTISGSSTVEPISIAVAERFAEVSPGSQVDVDGPGTGDGFQLFCQGDIDINDASRPIEPEERQDCADNGIEFIEVPVAIDGLSVLTSSANDAVDCLSFADLYALVGPEAEGTENWADAQSLATELGSTTTLPDASLDITGPGEESGTYDSFVELALKGIAETRAESGDVAEEQVETTRPDYTSQADDNAILAAIEGSDSSLGWVGFAFAEQAGDLVKELAIDGGSGCVEPSAETIGDGSYPLSRVLYLYVNKASAERPEVDRFVDYYLRGGLSAVEEVGYVPLSDDALAESAAAWSERRTGTRAGEETP
- the pstC gene encoding phosphate ABC transporter permease subunit PstC; this translates as MSSITLSDLQGDPARMRTERTVRFFLRLAALVSLLISALIVFSLVREAWTFMTKVEWATVWSTGWFPRRGLYDLKTIFAGTLIVTVIAMIVAIPVGLASAIYLSEYAPPKVRSVLKPMLEILAGIPSVVLGFFALTFISPEIIQRFFSGATQSNLAAAGLGVGILTIPLIASVSEDALRSVPDSLREASAGMGARKHTTTLRIVLPGAVSGLAAAFILGISRAMGETMVVFIAAGAGGGSLFTTDPLGPGQTMTAAMASVASGTDSVRGAGLTFQSLFFVGLVLFLITFALNLGADRFVRRVRHKY
- the pstA gene encoding phosphate ABC transporter permease PstA produces the protein MATTVPAEGRTSRIPTTTDIVRARITGNKRDAWGTIFKALVLSALLFAVFILVVLLVDVITGGWEVLTSRLWSFLSAGLRAQPGDAGVFQGLRGSFWIGYYVVVLAFPIGIGAAIFLEEYATKGRFSRFIELNIRNLAGVPSVVYGILGFAIFVKTAGALTGGRSTMAAGITLAVLVLPIVIITSAEAIRAVPDSIREAGYGVGATRWEVIRSHVLPYAAPGILTGTVLALARALGEAAPLILVGAVTGRLASDSGMLDVSQLTEKFTAMPIVITTWAGRPDAGFRALTSAAIAVLLVVVLIANTAAILLRNHYEKKRR
- the pstB gene encoding phosphate ABC transporter ATP-binding protein, giving the protein MSDAATTQADPQEAAALHAPEVAHHSDGAAHLPVFHVSDLNVYYGEYRAVRDVSLSVLANEVTAFIGPSGCGKTTVLRCFNRMNDLVDIARVDGSIEYHGVDLYDPAVNPVEVRRRIGMVFQKPNPFPKSIYDNIAYGPKVAGLDGDMDEIVERSLQRAGLWDEVKHRLKDSAMGLSGGQQQRLCIARALAVDPEVILMDEPCSALDPIATARIEDLMDEIKAEYTIVIVTHNMQQAARVSDKTAFFTAEVSEESDTRTGILVEFDATEKIFSNPGDERTENYVTGRFG